The stretch of DNA GTCAAATGAAGCACTGGGCAGAATTACATTTCACATTGTCACTTTCTCTGAGCCCAAACTTGCAATTTAGGGGATTTTCTGGGTCATTTGAGGAAGAATACATGGCAGAAAAGTGATGCAGTCAGTGATGCAGGTGACAAGGAACATTTACTCTGGTGTTAGGCTTTTCCTGTGAATttgcacttacagtatgcaACCCATTTATTTGTCTAGCAGTATATAAAAATACTCTGCATAgattttacattattattactatattGTAGATACAGGCCTGTACATGATTACAACAACCATTGTAAATGATATACTTTAACTTTAATTAACGTAGTAGGTATTTGTTTTGGCAAGCTGTTTGCAGCTTCGctattgttcttttttgttaGTAGACAAAATAAACTATGCATCAGCTGTCGAAGAGCTCGATCTTCATCTTGCTCTTAAAGGAACGTACTGTATGAGCCTCATGTTGTCGTAACGCATGGATACCCTCGGTGGCCAAGAGAAGACACCAGTGCTAACTGTACCTCCACCAGCGGATAGGCGATCTCATTGTACAGCTGCTCTGTGGTCTGATCGCTGAAGTAGGTGCCGTCGAAGGTGAACTGTTTGGGCGGTTCGTCGGTGGCTCCCGGCTTCTGGATGAAGCACTGACAGAGGCTGGGGTCCATGGTCACCACCGTCTTGCAGTTCAACGCCTTCTCCCGGTCGTTCGTCGGTCGACACCGGACCACGACTTTCACAGACTCCGAAGCCATCCTGCCCCCAGGCGCTGCGTAAAACGGAGCTACCCGAACTGGCTAAATATTGGACCGACGCGCgtttaaaagaacatttttttttctgatgaatCTGCCGCTAGGATGTGCACCCACTGTGTATTTTCGCGAGGAATCGGattaaaatagagaaaaaaatagcACCGATTAGCTCAGTAATTCTAAATATATAAACAGTtcgttttttatatatatatcaagAAACAAAGTTTTTTATACACTAGACTATACGTATAGTAAAATAGCAATCTCGGTACAACTCGGTATACAGTCAGTGCAATCCTATCATgataagatatatatatatttcgctttgcttttttaataaCAGTATTTAATTCACGAACTATAGCTCACGTTCACCATTTTAAACGAGTACTGTGCGAACCTCGCTCATATTCCTGTAGCCCGACATTACTGATGCTAATGCATGCATTCTAAAGGAAAACCATCTTTTTCATAAGTAATAAGCAGCTTTTTGCAACATGCATCTTGTTTAATGACAACGTTCAGACGGCAAGACTATCATCGTCCTTTCATGACAACGTTCCGACAGAAAGATTATCATCCGTTCATCACCACCTTCACTGCGTTTTCATCCTTAACAGACGATGTGGCCGTTCATCTccccatatatatataaaccatGTGGTTTTACGTCTTTATCTCTGAATAAACAAATACCGATTGCTGCTTTTATCTCTACCTCAACACCAACAACCCTGGTCCTCTTCCCGTGGCGTTCCAGGTTGCCTGGCAACCACAAACTTCTGCGTGCACGTCACCAAAAAGTTTAGGGAGCGTCAATAAAAATAGAGTTGCACGTCCTGTGCATtgtgtgaagtttttttttttaccgcaTACACATGCTCTGCTGTTCAATGTTGCTTGGGCACACTGGAGATGTATCCAATACTTTTGGAATACCTTTAGTAATTTTAGTAATTCTGATAGTAGACCCCAGGGAATATACTTTATTCTCTCTCTTTTCCAGACAATACTGTACTGAATCAGTCCATTTGAGTGATACCATGCAGCCACAGCCAATATAAACCGTAAGTTTGTCCGGTTCATTCAGGTCGGCTATTTAGACAGGCCTTTATTCAGCATTGCATGAATTGTACGCCACATGCTCCTTTAAGAACAAAACTCTGTATCATTCAATAATTTTAGGGCTCATTCTGGACAGTACTAAAAATGCCTTTGTTAGTAAAAGAAGCGGAATGATATATTCTGACTCATAAATGAAGCAGAATTCATATGAAAGCACAGCTCCCTCTTGTGGGTTCACAGTACCTAGCAAAAAATGCAAACGCGTGAGCAGTGCTGTAGGTAATAAACGGTAATAAAGATTTTGAAGACCAAAGTTAATATCAGTACCATATATTAACATTCACACATATCTCCCGATAGTTTCAGTTTtgtacacaaaacactgttgaaATATTCAGGTCAGATTTTGTATTCAGCTGAACTTCTTCAATAAGATTCTAGAAATTAAATGCATCCAGTCCTAGCGAGGGCACAGTTCATCGTGCATTGTTTAAAATTTCTGTCACCTCCTGTCAGGTACAGCAGTAGTCGAAAGGTGCACATGTTTCCGGATTGATGGATATTAAATTAGTAACAGAAAGGACATAACCGTGAACAAATATTACAGAAAGATGCACAGGCTTTTACAGTATCTACCAAAGCACTGCAGAAACTACAGAATGATGTGTTGTCCTTACTACAGGTTAGTAACTCGGTTCTTGGGCTTTGAAAGCTGTTTTGAAGTAGAAAGCTGAAACCGTCTTAACAGGTTCACCTTTCACCTGGGCTGCTTCCTTCTCCCCTGTGCGGATATACACACCTATGTTCCAGAAGTCCACTGCGTAAAGcaatttttatttcctcttacTTTTCCCTTGTGCATTTCCTGAGGTTACAGGTGTCACACGCAGCAGTGTGTCACATTTAATTTATTGCAATCAACAGCTTTAggaatttatttaaaagaaaggtTTTTGTGCAACAAGGTTCCAGTATTTTGTATGATATAGGAGTATTCTAAACTGTGGAAAAGGACAAACCAGAATTGTTCACTATCTTCAGATTTGATAACTATAACAAGTAATCTTAGCATCAGtcaaataaactattattagtagtagtaatagtagGAAAAACACCAGTTTCAGAGCTGGAGTTGCAGCTCATCATACCCACAGAAGATGAGCTGTTATACAGGCTTACAGGAGGTTTGATTCAACATTCAAAATGGAAGAAATAAGATAAAGCCTAAGTGAGTGTGAGGacaagaagaaattaaaaatctatTGAAATTAGACCAaagatttagaaataaaattatcAAAAAATCACAGTTCTTTTCAGATTAGGCTGTTTTTCaagttttaatgtaaaattataGGTACAGATATACAAGTTATTATTAACACATGAGTCTCTTACATTTCAgaagtacaaaaaatatttacaaattaatatacataaaaaatagTACATATATACTAATCTAAAAATAGTACATATATACTAATCTCCATTACTGTGCTCCATTACAAGGTTTAAACCTGTTTTAAAGTGTCTCTTGGAAACTAATCATCATTTTAATGAAACACGGAACACTACATTTTAAGTGAGCAAAGACCCTGACTGCTCACATGGGGAGAAACTTGGATGGATGAAACAAAGAGGAATAAGGTGGTCAAAcccccatttccattttctCACTCATAATCCATCTTTATAGGTGGGATTGTTGGAGCCCACAGACTGCAGAGGATAGTGTAAACAGATTAACATAAATaagcattattttcttaaacatttactgtagacactgatattttaaaacagctATCCTGAGGGATTAAAGGGGATTAAGTAAACAATGCAATCAACATTTTTTGACATAATGTTTATTCATGTTACCTATCCCGGTTTTTGCTAGTTTAACTATTTACTggttaacaatttaaaaaataccaagATTCATTTAATCATGATGAGCACCATCACTTAAAATAACAGCAGTGTAGGATTGCATACTTAAGGGTTCCAGTAATAGTCTCTACACGTTTTTGCCCCACCCATTCATGACATCATTGTCCACTCCTTCCTTATAGCATTGTAGGAGACAATGTGGAAGTGATGACATGCTCTTCCTACCTTTCCATCCATTAATCCGTTCAGGTTTTGACACGCTGTATGAACTGAGCAATTCAGAGCCATTTGGTGGAAAGGTGTCTCCTTTACTGACTTTACTGCAAGCCTGGAGGCACCCAGGAAGTTGCTTCATAAATACAGGACTGAAAACCACATTTAGAGTTTATAGATCGTCAGAAAAGGGGATCACATCTAATCCAGCTGGTTCACAGTTCTCCAGTCGGCCTTCCTTGTGCACCCTGCTCCTGACGAGAAGCTATGACAGTTTCTTTCACGATAAGCTTATGCTGATTGTCTCGTTTGGCCTTGCTGAGTGTTTAAAGCCTCTTGGGCCTTCTTCCCACTCATAGCAGTGGTTTACTCGGGCAGAACTCAGGGAACACCCCAGTTCCCCTTGAAACTCTGTGTAGTGCTCAATTAAAGCTCCTATGGTGTCAAAGTCCTTGAGGTGGTTCTGAGGGTTGAACAAAAGAAACAGTCCGTATATATTAAAACAGCTAAAACTGAAGATATTAGTAAACAGTCATTGATTGGGAGGTATAGTAATCTCAGAATTGGTTACATTTTGGGGTTAATCAGTGTCATCACTGTGGAAAGAAGTACAGGGAAGTCTGTGTAATACATTGGTTGTTatatgataaataaaaataatagtttttatTCATACATGAGCATTCGTGCATTCGTGTTATAAAACGCTTGTTTTAGTTTCCAGTCATTTCCTGATACTATTCATAAGGAAAGGAACACTAAATATCTTCGGACCCCTGTAATTTAATTCTTCATCTCGCTGGGACAAGGCTGTGTTGGGAAGTGATGAAAACAGACAGCACACATAACTCCTACCTCCAGAAAATATTTGCCCTCGGCGTTCACCTTGACGTTGTAATTAGCCAGGCCGGAGTGGGTCCGCACGGTGAGCAAGCTGCAGCCAGAGGACCCAGACTGAGGGTGCAGCAGGAAAGCCCCCAGTACATCGTCAAGGAGCAGAGAGGAGCTGCCTTTACTGGAACACACACGCACAAGGCTCTGAGAGGCATCACTGAGGCACCGGATTGAGACTGAAATCTTTTAGTCTCGCATCAGCTCCTGGGTAATTCTGAATTGACTGATCTGGAGTTCAGTTGCTAAGGGCCATGAAAGCTGGGCTGGGCCGTGCATCACTTCCGTCTTTTCATAATTGTAAAAAtgcttgaaaaagaaataactgCTAGTATGGTGAAATGGCAGCAAAGCTGTTCTGAACACGTCAGTCTTAGCACTATGACAAATGACTTGTCCTCGCCTGTCAATTTGATTCTGAAGTGAGAAAAACTGTAGAACGTGGACTACCAACACGCCTGGAAAGCCCCGTCTTCTGCTTTCTGCTTCGGCTTTTGTCTTTCCCAAGCTCTCATTTACATAGTCGGGAATATTTACTGAATTGAATACATAATTGTAACACTACCAATCAGGCTCAAAAGTGTTTTACGGGTCAGTGTCCCTTTAATCAGTGAATGTTTAGAGGACTTCGCTGCAAAAGACCTCTCTTAAAATGGCCCCTTTGATGGGATGACTAAAGTATTTTGATTTGaatttagtaaaaaaataagtgactAAGATAATTATGTCAGATGTTTAACTGGCTACTCCAGTTGGAACAGAGCACAGAAGACTCTTGGTGATGGAAACACAGTGGTGCGCTGTGTTCACTGCTCAGCACCAGAGAAGCTAACCTGGCAAGATGTTACAGTCACATACAGTCTTTTAACGACAGGTATTAGAGACCATGTGTTATGTCAATTTGCCAAGGTCCATGGGGAGAGCCAACTGGGATGGTGGGTTCAGGAGTGTGTTGTTGCTACAGAACTGCGTGACTTGTAGTGATTCTTGGCAATTTGACTGCATGGCATTACAGTGATCAACTCCTGGGACCTTCTTGTGGGCTCAGCCAGATGTGACAACATCTCAGTCGTACAACATTGTGCACTGGGGGTGCTCCCCTCCCCAGACATGAGCCCCATTTGTTGGGGCTCAAACAAAACTTGTCTgtgcaagtgaaaaaaaaaagattttcctgTTTATCTTTGTGAACGTGTTCATAGTTGATGTGTATGTGATAGGTGTCTTTTGTTGCACAACATAAGTATTCTATCTGACCTTGAAAGTCCTGCCCAGGACCATACTGCCTCTGCTAAGGCTTCCTCTGTCTCTGCAAGGGTGGGAGTACTGCTTCCCTGAATGTCCAAGCTCCTCCAAGCCCTGCCTTGAAACGAAAAAAGTAAtttctatgaattggtttcttcactctgttctcctccccactgagagctggtgtgtggtgatcatactggcacactattgtgtgtgttttgggtCTGATCGGTATCTTGACAGAAGCTGGACAAGtagttaaatatacagtatctacacaGGAAAGCCTTTCTCCCTTTATTGTGATCACAGTAGAGTTCAGTGaagattttaaatgaattttaatttcttatgAAAAATGCCACTTTCCAGAGAACACCTAACACTCTTTTCACACcctgagaaacgccctgggatttttaatgaccacagcgtgtcaggaccttggtttttcacctctcatccaaaggacggcgcctgtttacagtacggTGTCCCCGTTATTTAAAGGGCGGAAATGGAAACTGCAGCTCTCGCTCCACGAGCAAGGAAATGCCTCACCACAGGACCAGACCTTGGCAGAGCAGGGCAGTGggggagtgctcaccctgcgggacTTGGCGGCGGTCCTGGCTGGGCCGCGGTGTGTGCGAGCTGTAGGTGAAGGAGCGATAGGCGCCAGAGCGCAGAACTTTGTTCCGGATGGCCTTCTTTCGCACCAGCGTGGGAGAGGAGACCTGATTCTCTTCTGGGCTGCTCTGCTGCTCCTCATCTGGAGTGGGTTCCTGAGACCAAAAACAACACTTATCACTGTCGGGTAACAAATGCACCCCTGTGTAAGTTTTCCTATCCTTATTATTCTCTGCTCTGTTAGTATCAAGCATCTGCTTTCCTGTCCAGTCAAAATTTGTGATTTATAAAagggttaaaaaattaaaaatgaaacggCACAGAGCTTGTTGGACTCAGATCACTATCATCAATACCAGGAACCAACTAAGAACCTATATAAGAGGAAGCTCAGCGAGAAGGAATAGCACATCCACAAGGATGAtggcaaaggaaaagaaaaactgtttttattctgCAAAGCACTTTTTTTACTTACTTCAAAGtaagaaaattaataaaaagagagaataaataaataaataaaacgcaGATGAAAAGAAGACAAACAGGTAGAACATAAAAAGAGTTTCAGACAACAGAttggtagctaattgatcccaagGTCTCATCCTGacattcttgaaagaagccaggatatcagcatcaacaacatggctggtcaGCCTGTTCCCTGCTCCCACAAACTTTTGGGTAAAAAAGGATCCTCTCACGTCTGTTTTGAATGCACAGGTCACTGTGTGCTCTCTGGTTTGTGTTGTTCTGAAGACGTTTGCTGGACTGAGTTTATGTCTTTAAAGATTTGGAATACTTGTAGCAGATCTCCTCAGAATCTTTTCTGTTGAAGACGAAAACCATGGGATTCCTTTAGACACAGTAGGTCTGTCATTGACTCCCATCACAGAATAAAGCCAAGACTCACCTTTTCACTGGGCACCAGACCCCCCTGGGTGGGAGCCCTGCGGAAGGAAACCAGGGCGCTGACATTGAGGGAGATGCCCTGGTTGAGCAGCATGGGGGGGCGGTCCGGGATGGGGCTTACAGACAGCTCCTCCACCTCTTCTGGGTGTTTCTGGAGATAAACCAGCTGGAAGCAGCGGCACAGCAACAGGTTCAGAAACCGGGCCTGAGATTGGACACACATCAGTAGGGAGAGCGGTCAGTGCTTCCTTTTGAACAAGAGCGGGGGAATAAAACATGATGCTCTCCTGACAGAATAAACACAAAGAAGCTTCTCTGATATCAGCACAAAGGTAAAGACTCAGTTAACAGCTtctgcaaaaagaaacagattggGGAACAAACAAACATCAATTATAATGCAGGCGAATACAGAATCCAGTAGTCCTCCTTGACTTCTCCCATGATCCTTTTCATACTCAGACCTGTCTTCAAACACAACTCAATACTCACATACCGAACAGCTTTTCCCTTTCCAAAATAACATTATGTTCCATGTCTTGCATTAACAAATATGAAATAGCGTCCTGAACTACAGTCTTGAGAGAAAAGTACAAGTTACAGCTGTGGTGTCAACTATCTTACTGAATTAGCCTGGGAGGTGCTGCCATGCACCTTTCCCAGGAAAAGCACGCTGAGACCTTGCCTGGTAGCTGCCCTTACCGCCCTGGCATGCCTGCCCTTGAAAAGGTGACAGTACAGCTGGCTATCCGGACACCCAGGGTTGTGCGAGACAAAGGCAAACTGGGCTTCTGAAGGGGAGC from Lepisosteus oculatus isolate fLepOcu1 chromosome 25, fLepOcu1.hap2, whole genome shotgun sequence encodes:
- the sh2d5 gene encoding SH2 domain-containing protein 5 isoform X2, with amino-acid sequence MCETPTREASIVTRSAEYVGSFPVEDCCLDEQTKLVHEQLQSLKDCNRRRPVSLKFSLSGLKMYDEDENVLLMAHALRRVSFSTCSPSEAQFAFVSHNPGCPDSQLYCHLFKGRHARAARFLNLLLCRCFQLVYLQKHPEEVEELSVSPIPDRPPMLLNQGISLNVSALVSFRRAPTQGGLVPSEKEPTPDEEQQSSPEENQVSSPTLVRKKAIRNKVLRSGAYRSFTYSSHTPRPSQDRRQVPQGRAWRSLDIQGSSTPTLAETEEALAEAVWSWAGLSSKGSSSLLLDDVLGAFLLHPQSGSSGCSLLTVRTHSGLANYNVKVNAEGKYFLENHLKDFDTIGALIEHYTEFQGELGCSLSSARVNHCYEWEEGPRGFKHSARPNETISISLS
- the sh2d5 gene encoding SH2 domain-containing protein 5 isoform X1 — translated: MLLLSLLFLLGLQHREGLGFSLPGKGREQQIENRADHTGGMCETPTREASIVTRSAEYVGSFPVEDCCLDEQTKLVHEQLQSLKDCNRRRPVSLKFSLSGLKMYDEDENVLLMAHALRRVSFSTCSPSEAQFAFVSHNPGCPDSQLYCHLFKGRHARAARFLNLLLCRCFQLVYLQKHPEEVEELSVSPIPDRPPMLLNQGISLNVSALVSFRRAPTQGGLVPSEKEPTPDEEQQSSPEENQVSSPTLVRKKAIRNKVLRSGAYRSFTYSSHTPRPSQDRRQVPQGRAWRSLDIQGSSTPTLAETEEALAEAVWSWAGLSSKGSSSLLLDDVLGAFLLHPQSGSSGCSLLTVRTHSGLANYNVKVNAEGKYFLENHLKDFDTIGALIEHYTEFQGELGCSLSSARVNHCYEWEEGPRGFKHSARPNETISISLS